Proteins from a genomic interval of Siniperca chuatsi isolate FFG_IHB_CAS linkage group LG10, ASM2008510v1, whole genome shotgun sequence:
- the tmem269 gene encoding transmembrane protein 269 isoform X1, translating into MILLTPSSGLFQCTNKIFLSDHATGLQIKEFARKNAANALSVANMVMGMASILSSLNGHHHAACWLVLIGYLLDLADGAVARRLDACSALGAKLDDFADFTTFGIATSLLLWTSDPVDNILCMCYVLSVFVRLCFFSSGIPFMYRGLPCIYSSAILASASLLSGGNMALLRVIAMAMILFMISQNFYPHDRVLESQAWKKVVYAGGVIMVFCSSFPPACVYYLLWSVSYILFPTSLWSSKV; encoded by the exons ATGATCCTCCTGACTCCCTCCTCTG GTCTCTTCCAGTGTACCAACAAGATCTTTCTGAGTGATCACGCCACAGGACTCCAGATCAAGGAGTTTGCACGTAAAAATGCTGCTAATGCGCTATCAGTTGCCAACATGGTCATGGGCATGGCCTCCATTCTCAGCAGTCTTAATGG GCACCATCATGCTGCATGTTGGCTGGTTCTGATTGGCTACCTGCTGGATTTGGCAGATGGAGCAGTTGCCAGGCGACTTGATGCCTGCTCTGCACTGG GTGCCAAGCTAGATGATTTTGCTGACTTCACGACCTTTGGGATTGCCACGTCGTTGCTTCTATGGACATCTGACCCGGTGGACAACATCCTCTGCATGTGTTATGTCCTATCTGTATTTGTCCGCCTCTGTTTCTTCTCAAGCG GGATCCCATTCATGTACCGCGGCTTGCCCTGCATCTACTCGTCAGCCATTCTGGCCAGTGCCTCTCTGCTGTCTGGGGGAAACATGGCCTTGCTGCGGGTCATTGCAATGGCTATGATCCTCTTTATGATCAGTCAGAACTTCTACCCCCATGACAGAGTGCTGGAGTCCCAGGCCTGGAAGAAAGTAGTCTACGCTGGAG gaGTCATCATGGTGTTCTGCTCTTCATTCCCCCCTGCATGTGTGTACTACCTGCTGTGGTCTGTCTCCTACATTTTGTTCCCAACATCTCTTTGGAGCAGTAAAGTGTAA
- the tmem269 gene encoding transmembrane protein 269 isoform X2 translates to MVMGMASILSSLNGHHHAACWLVLIGYLLDLADGAVARRLDACSALGAKLDDFADFTTFGIATSLLLWTSDPVDNILCMCYVLSVFVRLCFFSSGIPFMYRGLPCIYSSAILASASLLSGGNMALLRVIAMAMILFMISQNFYPHDRVLESQAWKKVVYAGGVIMVFCSSFPPACVYYLLWSVSYILFPTSLWSSKV, encoded by the exons ATGGTCATGGGCATGGCCTCCATTCTCAGCAGTCTTAATGG GCACCATCATGCTGCATGTTGGCTGGTTCTGATTGGCTACCTGCTGGATTTGGCAGATGGAGCAGTTGCCAGGCGACTTGATGCCTGCTCTGCACTGG GTGCCAAGCTAGATGATTTTGCTGACTTCACGACCTTTGGGATTGCCACGTCGTTGCTTCTATGGACATCTGACCCGGTGGACAACATCCTCTGCATGTGTTATGTCCTATCTGTATTTGTCCGCCTCTGTTTCTTCTCAAGCG GGATCCCATTCATGTACCGCGGCTTGCCCTGCATCTACTCGTCAGCCATTCTGGCCAGTGCCTCTCTGCTGTCTGGGGGAAACATGGCCTTGCTGCGGGTCATTGCAATGGCTATGATCCTCTTTATGATCAGTCAGAACTTCTACCCCCATGACAGAGTGCTGGAGTCCCAGGCCTGGAAGAAAGTAGTCTACGCTGGAG gaGTCATCATGGTGTTCTGCTCTTCATTCCCCCCTGCATGTGTGTACTACCTGCTGTGGTCTGTCTCCTACATTTTGTTCCCAACATCTCTTTGGAGCAGTAAAGTGTAA